Proteins encoded by one window of Paraburkholderia terrae:
- the rarD gene encoding EamA family transporter RarD, protein MNTYQPGRGIALSVSASTLFALMSVYAKLLTPLTGLDIFAWRVIWTVPGAFALIALRSRLPQLKALSMRVIREPHTALLLVVSAALLGAQLWVFLWAPLHGRMLEVSLGYFLLPLTMVLLGRFYYHERLEPLQWLAVGCAALGVLHELWVTRAFSWPTLLVAIGYPPYFVLRRKINADSLTAFALEMSLLLPFALAMALHGGSLALLSGRVDMWLLLLPGLGALSTVALATYLKASRLLPMALFGILGYVEPVLLVIVSVTLLGESLTAQQLGTYVPIWIAVGLTGLHSARLLAPR, encoded by the coding sequence ATGAACACCTATCAACCGGGACGCGGCATCGCGTTGTCCGTGAGCGCATCGACGCTCTTTGCCCTGATGTCCGTGTACGCAAAGCTGCTCACGCCGTTGACGGGGCTCGATATCTTCGCGTGGCGGGTGATCTGGACCGTGCCGGGCGCTTTCGCGCTGATTGCCTTGCGCTCGCGGCTGCCGCAACTCAAGGCGCTGTCGATGCGCGTGATCCGTGAGCCGCACACGGCGCTTTTGCTGGTCGTCAGCGCGGCGTTGCTCGGCGCGCAGCTATGGGTGTTCCTGTGGGCGCCGCTACATGGCCGGATGCTGGAAGTATCGCTCGGCTATTTCCTGTTGCCGCTGACGATGGTGCTGCTCGGCCGCTTCTACTATCACGAGCGGCTGGAGCCGTTGCAGTGGCTCGCGGTCGGATGCGCGGCGCTCGGTGTGTTGCACGAACTGTGGGTGACGCGCGCGTTCTCGTGGCCGACGCTGCTTGTTGCGATCGGTTATCCACCGTACTTTGTGTTGCGGCGCAAGATCAACGCCGATTCGCTGACGGCGTTTGCGCTCGAGATGTCGCTGCTGCTGCCGTTCGCGCTCGCGATGGCGCTACACGGCGGCTCGCTCGCGCTGCTGTCGGGCCGCGTCGACATGTGGCTGCTGTTGCTGCCGGGACTCGGCGCGCTGAGCACGGTCGCGCTCGCGACCTATCTGAAAGCGAGCCGTTTGCTGCCGATGGCGCTATTCGGCATTCTCGGCTACGTGGAGCCGGTGTTGCTGGTGATCGTGTCGGTGACGCTGCTCGGCGAGTCGTTGACGGCTCAGCAGCTTGGCACGTACGTGCCGATCTGGATCGCGGTGGGGCTGACGGGCTTGCATAGCGCAAGGCTGCTCGCGCCGCGTTGA
- a CDS encoding Crp/Fnr family transcriptional regulator, whose protein sequence is MTSTELFNLLDRSAWFRAAPDALRVQLIELGRTRRLPAGQRLFNRGDADDGFYCVLDGLMRIGSITASGREALLAVIEPVNWFGEIALFDGQTRTHDAYAERDTLLFHVPRAALTALLERTPAFWHAFGLLLTHKLRLAFDAIEEAALLPAAQRVARRLLLMAGGYGGGAGALRRVLKVPQEDLAMMLALSRQTTNQILRQFETQGALALRYAEIEIVDAEKLRVFAASTNDDAARA, encoded by the coding sequence ATGACATCGACTGAGCTTTTCAATCTGCTCGATCGCAGCGCCTGGTTTCGCGCCGCGCCCGACGCATTGCGCGTGCAATTGATCGAGCTCGGCCGCACGCGACGGCTGCCGGCGGGCCAGCGCCTTTTCAATCGCGGCGATGCCGACGACGGCTTCTATTGCGTGCTCGATGGATTGATGCGGATCGGGTCGATTACCGCGAGCGGCAGGGAAGCGCTGCTCGCAGTGATCGAGCCCGTCAACTGGTTCGGCGAGATCGCGCTGTTCGATGGCCAGACGCGCACGCACGATGCCTATGCCGAGCGCGACACGCTGCTGTTTCATGTGCCGCGCGCGGCGCTCACGGCGCTGCTCGAACGCACGCCCGCGTTCTGGCATGCGTTCGGCCTGCTGCTCACGCACAAGCTGCGCCTCGCGTTCGACGCGATCGAAGAGGCCGCGCTGCTGCCCGCCGCGCAACGCGTCGCGCGGCGTCTGTTGCTGATGGCGGGCGGATACGGCGGCGGCGCGGGCGCGCTGCGGCGCGTGCTCAAGGTGCCGCAGGAAGACCTCGCGATGATGCTCGCGCTGTCGCGTCAAACCACGAACCAGATTCTCAGGCAGTTTGAAACGCAAGGCGCGCTCGCGTTGCGCTACGCGGAGATCGAGATCGTCGACGCGGAGAAACTGCGCGTCTTCGCGGCGTCGACGAATGACGATGCCGCGCGTGCCTGA
- the hpnA gene encoding hopanoid-associated sugar epimerase translates to MTDQTRDLVLVTGASGFVGSAVARIAQQKGFAVRVLVRPTSPRRNVESLDAEIAVGDMRDEASMRAALRGVRYLLHVAADYRLWAPDPLEIERSNLEGTEATMRAALKEGVERIVYTSSVATLKVTGSGASVDETSPMTPQQAIGVYKRSKVLAERAVERMIANDGLPAVIVNPSTPIGPRDVKPTPTGRIIVEAALGKIPAFVDTGLNLVHVDDVAMGHFLALERGKIGERYILGGENLPLQQMLADIAGIVGRKAPTIALPRWPLYPLAMGAEAVAKFTKREPFVTVDGLKMSKNKMYFTSAKAERELGYSARPYREGLRDALDWFREAGYLKA, encoded by the coding sequence ATGACCGATCAGACTCGCGATCTCGTACTCGTCACCGGCGCATCCGGTTTCGTCGGCTCGGCCGTCGCGCGCATCGCGCAGCAAAAGGGCTTCGCGGTGCGCGTGCTCGTGCGTCCGACCAGCCCGCGCCGAAATGTCGAATCGCTCGATGCGGAGATCGCGGTCGGCGACATGCGCGACGAGGCGTCGATGCGCGCCGCGCTGCGCGGCGTGCGCTATCTGCTGCACGTCGCGGCCGATTACCGCTTGTGGGCGCCGGACCCGCTGGAGATCGAGCGCTCGAATCTGGAAGGCACGGAAGCGACGATGCGCGCCGCGCTGAAGGAAGGCGTCGAGCGCATCGTCTACACGAGCAGCGTCGCGACGCTGAAGGTGACGGGTTCGGGCGCGTCGGTCGACGAGACCTCGCCGATGACGCCGCAGCAGGCGATCGGCGTGTACAAGCGCAGCAAGGTGCTCGCGGAGCGCGCCGTCGAGCGGATGATCGCGAACGACGGCCTGCCCGCCGTGATCGTCAATCCGTCGACGCCGATCGGCCCGCGCGACGTGAAGCCCACGCCGACGGGCCGCATCATCGTCGAAGCGGCGCTCGGCAAGATTCCCGCATTCGTCGATACGGGGCTGAACCTGGTACACGTCGACGACGTCGCGATGGGGCACTTCCTCGCGCTCGAACGCGGCAAGATCGGCGAGCGCTACATTCTTGGCGGCGAGAATCTGCCGCTGCAGCAGATGCTTGCGGATATCGCCGGGATCGTCGGACGCAAGGCGCCGACCATCGCGCTGCCGCGCTGGCCGCTCTATCCGCTCGCGATGGGCGCGGAAGCCGTCGCGAAGTTCACGAAGCGCGAGCCGTTCGTCACCGTCGACGGGCTGAAGATGTCGAAGAACAAGATGTACTTTACGTCGGCGAAAGCGGAGCGCGAGCTTGGCTACAGCGCGCGGCCGTACCGCGAAGGCTTGCGCGACGCGCTCGACTGGTTCCGCGAGGCGGGCTATCTGAAAGCGTGA
- the egtD gene encoding L-histidine N(alpha)-methyltransferase, with protein MTQPAVSQHLSHDVSPEFAAAVRAGLSKQPQKELPSKYLYDEVGSALFEVITALPEYGVTRAEERLLAEHAGDIVAHLPHDAIVAELGSGSGRKTRRILEALCKKRPTTYSPIEISRTALQLCRRELGDIERISIVGYERDYLAGLAEVSKRRAKDEPLLVLFLGSTIGNFGRLAATRFLRDIRNMLAPGDALLLGTDLEKPVPVLIAAYDDPIGVTAAFNLNLLARINRELDGDFPLDAFEHVARFNPDVRSIEMHLRAKRRVSAQVRAARLTVELQEGETIWTESSHKYRPEELHAIADDAGFTCSHQWIERDWGFAESLLVAR; from the coding sequence ATGACTCAGCCAGCCGTATCGCAACATCTATCGCACGACGTATCGCCGGAGTTCGCCGCCGCCGTCCGCGCTGGCCTCAGCAAGCAGCCTCAGAAGGAATTGCCGTCGAAGTATCTCTACGACGAAGTGGGTTCGGCGCTGTTCGAAGTGATCACCGCGCTGCCCGAGTACGGTGTCACGCGCGCCGAAGAACGTCTGCTCGCCGAGCACGCGGGCGATATCGTCGCGCACTTGCCACACGATGCAATCGTCGCGGAACTGGGCAGCGGCAGCGGCCGCAAGACGCGCCGCATCCTCGAAGCGCTCTGTAAAAAGCGCCCCACGACTTACAGCCCGATTGAAATTTCGCGCACCGCATTGCAATTGTGTCGCCGTGAACTGGGCGATATCGAACGCATTTCGATCGTCGGCTATGAGCGCGACTATCTCGCGGGGCTTGCTGAAGTGAGCAAGCGCCGCGCGAAAGACGAGCCGCTGCTCGTGCTGTTTCTCGGCAGCACGATCGGCAATTTCGGGCGGCTCGCGGCCACGCGTTTTCTACGCGACATCCGCAACATGCTCGCGCCCGGCGACGCGCTGCTGCTCGGCACCGACCTCGAAAAGCCCGTGCCCGTGCTGATCGCCGCGTACGACGATCCCATCGGCGTGACGGCCGCGTTCAATCTGAATCTGCTCGCGCGAATCAACCGCGAACTCGACGGCGATTTCCCGCTCGATGCGTTCGAACACGTCGCGCGCTTCAATCCGGATGTGCGCAGCATCGAAATGCATCTTCGCGCGAAGCGGCGCGTGAGCGCGCAGGTGCGTGCGGCCAGGCTGACGGTCGAGCTACAGGAAGGCGAGACGATCTGGACAGAAAGCAGCCACAAGTATCGTCCGGAAGAACTGCATGCGATCGCCGACGACGCGGGCTTCACGTGTAGTCATCAATGGATCGAGCGCGATTGGGGCTTTGCCGAAAGCCTGCTGGTGGCGCGCTGA
- a CDS encoding acylphosphatase, translated as MSGTDLDSRIETYYVRVRGMVQGVGFRHATVRQAHALGIRGWVANLEDGSVEAMLQGPANQLDRMLSWLRHGPPMARVTEVTHEERASDKRFERFEQH; from the coding sequence ATGTCCGGCACGGATCTCGATTCGCGGATCGAAACGTATTACGTGCGGGTGCGCGGCATGGTGCAGGGCGTTGGCTTTCGTCACGCGACGGTGCGCCAGGCGCATGCGCTGGGTATCCGGGGATGGGTGGCGAATCTGGAAGACGGTTCTGTCGAAGCGATGTTGCAAGGGCCGGCGAACCAGCTCGACCGGATGCTGTCGTGGCTGCGTCACGGCCCGCCGATGGCGCGCGTGACGGAAGTCACGCACGAAGAGCGCGCCAGCGACAAACGCTTCGAGCGCTTCGAGCAACACTGA
- a CDS encoding lytic transglycosylase domain-containing protein — protein sequence MKRLVCLIVVALGLMQGALADDQTRQDRTSDYLRQKFGLAKEKAEQISNAVRTASEKYALPPALILAIISIESRFKEKAKGGNGATGLMQVVPGAHKRMLKDVKDLTDPETNIEVGSAILYGYMKSAGGDLNAALKSYGGSQAYAEKVNGRVKTFAEVVEADASAASGADQPLPSRDGGCDARYTSLCIGPVVYVSPIEEAASSPSVTQRATSLLNSLLPLSH from the coding sequence ATGAAGCGGCTTGTCTGCCTGATCGTCGTCGCGCTTGGCTTGATGCAGGGCGCTTTGGCCGACGATCAGACCCGCCAGGACCGCACGTCAGATTATCTGCGCCAGAAGTTCGGCCTCGCGAAGGAGAAGGCCGAGCAGATCTCGAACGCGGTGCGCACCGCCTCCGAGAAGTACGCGCTGCCGCCCGCGCTGATTCTCGCGATCATCTCGATCGAATCGCGCTTCAAGGAAAAGGCCAAGGGCGGCAACGGCGCGACCGGGCTGATGCAGGTCGTGCCCGGAGCGCACAAGCGCATGCTGAAAGACGTGAAGGATCTGACCGATCCGGAGACCAATATCGAGGTCGGCTCCGCGATTCTGTACGGCTACATGAAATCGGCGGGCGGCGATCTGAATGCCGCGCTGAAGAGCTATGGTGGGTCGCAGGCGTATGCGGAGAAGGTCAACGGCCGCGTGAAGACGTTCGCGGAAGTCGTGGAGGCGGATGCCAGCGCGGCATCGGGCGCGGACCAGCCGCTGCCGTCGCGCGACGGCGGGTGCGACGCGCGCTACACATCGCTGTGCATCGGACCCGTGGTCTACGTAAGTCCCATCGAAGAAGCTGCGAGCAGCCCGAGCGTCACGCAGCGCGCGACCAGTCTGCTCAATTCGTTGCTGCCGCTGTCGCACTGA
- a CDS encoding glycosyltransferase, with the protein MIAAVLFLLACLSLLIWCVLLFARGGFWRAQPAAPLAPETRDAWPGVAAVVPARNEADVIARAVTSLLEQDYPGEFHVIVVDDHSTDGTADAARAAALALRCPDRLTVVSAKPLPAGWSGKVWAQSQGIEAARSVGYTPEYLLLTDADIGHPSDALTQLVMRADAEKRDLVSLMVRLRCDSFWEKALIPAFVFFFAKLYPFAWVNNPRNRTAGAAGGCMLVRRTALEEAGGIESIRAELIDDCSLAARIKHRGEGRHPIRLDVAARSVSLRPYDSWREIWNMIARTAFTQLRYSAWLLAGTLLGMTIIYLAPPVVAIVLGAKGWPAWLAWAAMCCAYAPMLRYYQRSPLWAPFLPLIALFYVSATFGSAVRYWRGKGGQWKARVQAPAGTNQ; encoded by the coding sequence ATGATTGCGGCGGTTCTGTTTCTGTTGGCGTGTCTGTCGCTGTTGATCTGGTGTGTGCTGCTGTTCGCGCGCGGCGGCTTCTGGCGCGCGCAGCCCGCTGCGCCGCTCGCGCCCGAGACGCGCGACGCATGGCCGGGCGTCGCCGCCGTGGTCCCGGCGCGCAATGAGGCGGACGTGATCGCGCGGGCCGTCACGTCGCTGCTCGAGCAGGACTATCCGGGCGAATTTCACGTGATCGTCGTCGACGACCACAGCACCGACGGCACCGCCGACGCCGCCCGTGCCGCCGCGCTCGCGCTGCGGTGCCCGGACCGGCTCACGGTAGTCAGCGCGAAGCCGCTGCCGGCGGGCTGGTCGGGCAAGGTCTGGGCGCAGTCGCAGGGCATCGAGGCGGCGCGCTCGGTCGGTTACACACCGGAATACCTGCTGCTCACCGACGCCGACATCGGCCATCCGTCCGACGCGCTGACGCAGCTCGTGATGCGCGCCGACGCCGAAAAGCGCGACCTCGTTTCGCTGATGGTCCGCCTGCGCTGCGACTCGTTCTGGGAAAAGGCGCTGATTCCCGCCTTCGTGTTCTTCTTCGCGAAGCTGTATCCATTCGCGTGGGTCAACAACCCGCGCAACCGCACGGCGGGCGCGGCGGGCGGCTGCATGCTGGTGCGCCGCACGGCGCTGGAAGAAGCGGGCGGCATCGAATCGATCCGCGCCGAACTGATCGACGATTGCAGCCTTGCCGCGCGCATCAAGCATCGCGGCGAAGGGCGTCACCCGATTCGTCTCGACGTGGCGGCGCGCAGCGTCTCGCTGCGCCCGTACGACAGCTGGCGCGAGATCTGGAACATGATCGCGCGCACCGCGTTCACGCAGTTGCGCTACTCGGCGTGGCTGCTGGCGGGCACGCTGCTCGGCATGACGATCATCTACCTCGCGCCGCCCGTCGTCGCCATCGTGCTCGGGGCGAAGGGCTGGCCCGCGTGGCTCGCGTGGGCCGCGATGTGCTGTGCCTACGCGCCGATGCTGCGCTACTACCAGCGCTCGCCGCTGTGGGCGCCGTTCCTGCCGCTGATCGCGCTGTTCTATGTCAGCGCGACGTTCGGCTCGGCCGTGCGCTACTGGCGCGGCAAGGGCGGCCAATGGAAGGCGCGCGTGCAGGCGCCAGCCGGGACGAATCAATGA
- the ispH gene encoding 4-hydroxy-3-methylbut-2-enyl diphosphate reductase — protein MRVILAQPRGFCAGVVRAIEIVDRALQQHGAPVYVRHEIVHNRHVVDNLRRKGARFVEELDEVPQGAVAIFSAHGVAQSVERDAEQRGLDVLDATCPLVTKVHVQGRQYVGGGRTLILIGHAGHPEVEGTIGQIPGKVLLVQSEAEVAKLELPVDTPLAYVTQTTLSVDDTRGIIDALKRRFPDIVGPDTRDICYATQNRQAAVRELSTQVDVLLVVGATNSSNSNRLREIGSETGVPSFLVADGSEVKPEWFANVKTVGITAGASAPEEMVENVIDALRALGPVDVTTMAGREEKVEFKLPSKLTQQLAAREV, from the coding sequence ATGCGAGTCATCCTTGCCCAACCCCGCGGCTTTTGCGCGGGAGTCGTGAGGGCGATCGAAATTGTCGATCGCGCTTTGCAGCAACATGGCGCACCTGTTTACGTGCGTCATGAAATCGTCCACAACAGGCACGTGGTCGATAACCTTCGCCGTAAAGGCGCGCGCTTCGTCGAGGAACTCGATGAAGTGCCGCAGGGCGCAGTTGCCATTTTCAGTGCCCACGGTGTAGCGCAAAGCGTCGAACGCGACGCGGAGCAGCGCGGTCTCGACGTGCTCGATGCCACCTGCCCGCTGGTGACGAAGGTTCATGTGCAAGGCCGTCAGTACGTGGGCGGGGGCCGCACGCTGATCCTGATCGGGCACGCGGGCCATCCGGAAGTCGAAGGCACGATCGGCCAGATTCCGGGCAAGGTGCTGCTCGTGCAAAGCGAAGCGGAAGTCGCGAAGCTGGAACTGCCTGTCGACACGCCGCTCGCCTATGTCACGCAGACCACGCTGTCGGTGGACGACACGCGCGGCATCATCGACGCGCTGAAGCGCCGTTTCCCCGACATCGTCGGTCCGGACACGCGCGACATCTGCTACGCGACGCAAAACCGCCAGGCGGCCGTGCGCGAGCTCAGCACGCAGGTCGACGTGCTGCTGGTAGTGGGCGCCACGAACAGCTCGAACTCGAATCGCCTGCGCGAGATCGGCAGCGAAACGGGCGTACCGAGCTTTCTGGTCGCCGACGGTTCCGAAGTGAAGCCGGAGTGGTTCGCCAACGTGAAGACGGTTGGCATCACGGCGGGCGCTTCGGCACCGGAAGAAATGGTCGAGAACGTAATCGATGCGCTACGCGCACTGGGCCCCGTCGACGTTACGACGATGGCGGGACGTGAAGAAAAAGTTGAATTCAAGTTGCCGTCGAAGCTGACGCAACAACTCGCTGCACGCGAAGTTTAA
- a CDS encoding tetratricopeptide repeat protein, with the protein MNPSVPALSPAERYQESVSLYSSGRLAEALALLDEMLQRDPAHAQAMQLAAVCLNDLYDAADAKDLKPVVDDTLDLAEAHNDLGGWFYGRKQLTQAEHAYRRALSIKPDLTKAMNNLGLVLRDLGREVEAEASFLHALAIAPDYVMARNNLGVLLWQLKRLPEAEVAYRDVVSRQPGDVSAHNNLGLLLLELNRVPEAEQACRQALALNADVPEAHNNLGNVLWQQGRIAEAIDAYRQALALRPDYVGAKANLALPLLCIGDYLQGWALYESRYHEAVGTRSVFPPPVPYPQWRGEPLNGKSLLVWPEQGFGDGLQFCRYVSMLKARGAGKVSVACQPPLRRLFDSLEGVDAVYSLDGETTIPPHDTWCFMLSLPMLFGTTVDTIPASTPYLHAPAALAQHWRSRLPEGGVKVGLVWAGDPRPHDPSSNAIDQRRSLTALSYLPLLRVPGVTFVSLQKGAATRPQIEDLPAALRPFDPMDDVQDFADTAAIVENLDLVITVDTSMAHLAGALNTPVWILSRYDACWRWFRDRDDSPWYPTARLFRQTAPGDWESVVEQVAQALASLREPAVSH; encoded by the coding sequence ATGAATCCGTCAGTTCCCGCGCTATCGCCCGCCGAGCGCTATCAGGAGTCGGTTTCGCTCTATTCGTCCGGGCGTCTGGCGGAGGCGCTCGCACTGCTCGACGAGATGCTGCAGCGCGATCCCGCCCATGCGCAAGCCATGCAGCTCGCGGCTGTTTGCCTGAACGACCTGTATGACGCAGCAGACGCGAAAGACCTCAAGCCCGTCGTCGACGACACGCTCGATCTGGCCGAAGCGCACAACGATCTGGGCGGCTGGTTCTACGGACGCAAGCAGTTGACGCAGGCCGAGCACGCGTACCGCCGCGCGCTGTCGATCAAACCCGATCTGACGAAGGCAATGAACAATCTCGGTCTCGTGCTGCGCGATCTCGGGCGCGAGGTGGAAGCCGAAGCCTCATTCCTGCACGCGCTCGCCATCGCGCCCGACTACGTGATGGCACGCAACAACCTCGGCGTGCTGTTGTGGCAGCTCAAGCGCCTGCCGGAGGCAGAGGTCGCGTATCGCGACGTCGTCAGCCGTCAGCCGGGCGACGTCAGCGCGCACAACAATCTCGGCTTGCTGCTGCTGGAACTCAACCGTGTGCCGGAAGCGGAGCAGGCGTGCCGCCAGGCGCTGGCGCTCAATGCCGATGTGCCCGAAGCGCACAACAATCTCGGCAACGTGCTGTGGCAGCAAGGCCGCATCGCGGAAGCCATTGACGCATACCGCCAGGCGCTGGCGCTGCGGCCCGACTACGTCGGCGCCAAAGCGAACCTCGCGTTGCCACTGCTATGCATCGGCGACTACTTGCAAGGCTGGGCGCTCTATGAGTCGCGGTATCACGAAGCGGTCGGCACGCGCAGCGTGTTTCCGCCGCCCGTGCCGTATCCGCAGTGGCGCGGCGAGCCGCTGAACGGTAAATCGCTGCTCGTGTGGCCGGAGCAGGGCTTCGGCGATGGCCTGCAATTCTGCCGGTATGTATCGATGCTGAAGGCGCGTGGCGCGGGGAAGGTGAGCGTCGCTTGCCAGCCGCCGTTGCGGCGACTGTTCGACAGCCTAGAAGGCGTGGACGCGGTGTATTCGCTCGACGGCGAGACGACGATTCCCCCGCACGACACCTGGTGCTTCATGCTGAGCCTGCCGATGCTGTTCGGCACGACCGTCGACACGATTCCCGCGTCGACGCCTTATCTGCACGCGCCCGCCGCGCTTGCGCAGCACTGGCGCAGCAGGTTGCCGGAAGGCGGAGTCAAGGTCGGCCTGGTGTGGGCGGGCGATCCGCGTCCGCACGATCCCAGTTCGAATGCGATCGACCAGCGCCGTTCGCTTACGGCGCTGTCGTACTTGCCGCTGCTGCGCGTGCCTGGCGTGACGTTCGTGAGCCTGCAGAAAGGCGCGGCGACCCGCCCGCAGATCGAAGACCTGCCTGCTGCGTTGCGCCCCTTCGACCCGATGGACGACGTGCAGGATTTCGCCGATACGGCCGCCATCGTCGAAAACCTGGATCTGGTGATTACGGTCGATACGTCGATGGCGCATCTGGCGGGGGCGCTCAACACGCCCGTGTGGATTCTGTCGCGCTATGACGCGTGCTGGCGCTGGTTCCGCGACCGCGACGATTCGCCGTGGTATCCGACTGCGCGGCTTTTCCGGCAAACGGCGCCCGGCGACTGGGAAAGCGTGGTCGAGCAGGTCGCGCAGGCGCTGGCGAGCCTGCGCGAGCCCGCCGTGTCGCACTGA
- a CDS encoding DUF962 domain-containing protein: protein MRTLTDQLAQYAAYHRDRRNIATHFIGIPMIVLALAVLLSRPAWTVVGLPLAVSPAWVLFGLSVIYYVVLDVPLGLMMAVVSVLCVACGAWLAEQPTLTWLASGIGLFVVGWVFQFVGHVAYEHRKPAFIDDVIGLLIGPLFVLAEALFAFGWRPALRAAIEAKAGPTRVDAAHGVTRHRS from the coding sequence ATGAGAACGCTCACTGACCAGCTTGCGCAATACGCCGCCTATCATCGCGACCGCCGCAACATCGCGACGCACTTCATCGGCATTCCGATGATCGTGCTCGCGCTCGCCGTACTGCTGAGCCGGCCCGCGTGGACGGTTGTTGGGCTGCCGTTGGCAGTGTCGCCGGCGTGGGTGCTGTTCGGCCTGAGCGTGATCTACTACGTCGTGCTTGATGTGCCGCTCGGCTTGATGATGGCCGTGGTGTCGGTATTGTGCGTGGCGTGCGGCGCGTGGCTTGCGGAGCAGCCCACCTTGACGTGGCTTGCGTCGGGCATCGGCCTGTTCGTCGTGGGCTGGGTATTCCAGTTCGTGGGACACGTCGCGTACGAGCATCGCAAGCCCGCATTCATCGACGATGTGATCGGCCTGCTGATCGGGCCGCTGTTCGTGCTCGCCGAAGCGCTATTCGCGTTCGGCTGGCGGCCCGCGTTGCGCGCGGCAATCGAAGCCAAGGCGGGCCCGACGAGGGTCGATGCGGCGCACGGGGTCACGCGTCATCGGTCCTGA
- the hpnH gene encoding adenosyl-hopene transferase HpnH — translation MSIPMLQKVRVGAYIMRNHLKGNKRYPLALMLEPLFRCNLACNGCGKIDYPDPILNQRLSLAECLEAVDECGAPVVSIAGGEPLLHKEMPQIVKGIMARKKFVYLCTNALLMEKKMDDYEPNPYFVWSVHLDGDREAHDHSVSQEGVYDKAVAAIKEAKRRGFRVNINCTLFNDAVPERVAKFFDTVGEIGVDGITVSPGYAYERAPDQQHFLNRDKTKNLFREIFKRGNNGKKWSFSQSSLFLDFLAGNQSYECTPWGNPARTVFGWQKPCYLVGEGYVKTFKELMETTEWDKYGTGKYEKCADCMVHCGFEATAVMDTVAHPLKALKVSLKGARTTGAFVKDIPLDKARPAEYVFSRHVEIKLEDIKRAGTGKKVQTSAAALN, via the coding sequence TTGTCTATTCCGATGCTACAAAAAGTCCGGGTTGGCGCCTACATCATGCGCAACCACCTCAAGGGCAACAAACGCTACCCGCTCGCGCTGATGCTCGAGCCGCTGTTCCGCTGCAATCTGGCCTGTAACGGCTGCGGCAAGATCGATTATCCCGATCCCATCCTGAACCAGCGTCTGTCGCTGGCGGAGTGCCTCGAAGCCGTCGACGAGTGCGGCGCGCCCGTGGTGTCGATCGCGGGCGGCGAGCCGCTGCTGCACAAGGAAATGCCGCAGATCGTCAAGGGCATCATGGCACGCAAGAAGTTCGTGTACCTGTGTACGAACGCGCTGCTGATGGAAAAGAAGATGGACGATTACGAGCCGAACCCGTACTTCGTCTGGTCGGTACACCTCGACGGCGACCGCGAAGCGCACGATCACTCGGTCTCGCAGGAAGGCGTGTACGACAAGGCCGTCGCGGCCATCAAGGAAGCCAAGCGCCGCGGCTTCCGCGTGAACATCAACTGCACGCTGTTCAATGATGCCGTGCCCGAGCGCGTGGCGAAGTTCTTCGACACGGTCGGCGAGATCGGTGTGGACGGCATCACGGTGTCGCCCGGCTATGCGTATGAGCGTGCCCCGGACCAGCAGCACTTCCTGAACCGCGACAAGACCAAGAACCTGTTCCGCGAAATCTTCAAGCGCGGCAACAACGGCAAGAAGTGGTCGTTCAGCCAGTCGAGCCTGTTTCTCGACTTCCTGGCCGGCAATCAGAGCTACGAATGCACGCCGTGGGGCAACCCGGCGCGCACGGTGTTCGGCTGGCAGAAGCCGTGCTATCTGGTCGGCGAAGGTTACGTGAAGACCTTCAAGGAACTGATGGAGACCACCGAATGGGACAAGTACGGCACCGGCAAGTATGAGAAATGCGCGGACTGCATGGTCCACTGCGGCTTCGAAGCGACGGCCGTGATGGACACGGTCGCGCATCCGCTGAAGGCGCTGAAGGTCAGCCTGAAGGGTGCGCGCACGACGGGCGCGTTCGTCAAGGACATCCCGCTCGACAAGGCGCGTCCCGCCGAGTACGTGTTCTCGCGTCACGTCGAGATCAAGCTCGAAGACATCAAGCGCGCGGGCACGGGCAAGAAGGTGCAGACGTCGGCAGCCGCGTTGAATTAA